Genomic window (Ctenopharyngodon idella isolate HZGC_01 chromosome 20, HZGC01, whole genome shotgun sequence):
aaagatttgtaaagctgcgaagcagtgttttgaaatcgcccatcactagatattgttgaaaagccgttattttgtttttttggtgcacgaaaagtattctcatcgcttcaaaacattaaggttgaaccacttttTAGCACTGTGTTTTTAGAATGGCGTCATGCATGAGACACTAACAGATAGTTGAATACATCAGTCTAACCATGTTTACATGGAATAAATATTATGCTACGTCCAAGGAAAAAAATACCAGATGAATTCCAGCCTGTAGGTttcaaagattttttatttcctCATTGCACAGTACTTCTGCTTTTGGATGTGAAACTGCATTCTTTATAATCTCTTAAGGGATTCAACTCAGAACCACATCTTTTCAGAGGAAGTGTCAGATGAGAAGCGTTCAAGTTTGTGGTCAGAAATATTTGTTGGACGTATAAAAACACTTCACTCGCAACACAATTCATTACATACAAACAGGAATGGTGTCAAAAgttattttgtaaatgattttctCGATTTGAGcatcacatttcatttttgtaaaAGGATTAAGCACATCAACAAAGAAAACGTCTTACAATACATGTAACAGCAGAATTAACAATGATTATCtatgtaattaaagcaaaatttAGAAAGGAAAACAAtgaaaattttaatattgtattgACAAATGAGAATGGCGGAAGCCTctgcttactgatataaaacTCATGATAGTCTTGCGCACAGcacaatgtttttcattttatgccCGTTCATATGAACATATTACTGCATCTCATTTATAAAAATAGCTGAttgagcttttacagttttaaatagTGGTTTGAACTTAAATAGCTCTCAAAAACTCTGTACTGAGggttttattcaaatatattttcaattctGTACAGgtaatactgtaaaaaagtaTTCAAATATTAACATAACGAAAGATTATAGACAGTTTTACAAACCAGGTAAACCCAATGTCTTTGTTAATGCCTACAATATTCAGTGGTTGTGTTTGGTAAAGGATAGCCAAACAGAGAAAAGTCCAAAATATACTTGGGCAGAAGCTCTTTGAGAAACTTCTGTGGCACAGTACAAAGGTAATAATGTAGTGTTTCCTTGGTAACGGGTTTGTACCATGTCTGTCGCTCAGGAAAACGTATGTGTTGCGGTGCTCCGACACGTTCCAGAACATAAGCCGCATCGCTCTCCAGGCTTTCATATGAGCCAATAAAGTCATATTCTATGGCACAGGGTTGGCACAGGTTATAGATGGGCATCCAGTGTTCATTCATCCGCTCTGGGTCTTCGTCAAGTAAATAACGCACAAACTCTGTGAACGTCACGTCATTTCCTGCTATTTTTTTATCCTTCGCGTAGCCTTTTCTATAGCGCCGTATAATCTCTGCACCATATTTACGCTGATATGCCTCAATTTCGCCAAACTTGTTCCGATAGGCAGAAAGCAAGCGGGCCATCGGTTCCCGCacaaacatgaatttaaaataatgccGTAGTCGATGACGAATCTCTTCTGGCGAAAAGTCAGACAGGAAGTGCAAATCAGCACGATGGTCCATCTTCACTTTGACGTCCACGTTGGCTAGAGCACCACTCATTACTTTCAACACTCGTTTCCAGTTGGAACAGGCCACTTTGGGGACGTAGCAGTACAGGAAGCGATGCTCATCATTCACCAGTATGTGCTGGAGGAGAGTCTTCCTCTGCAGTGGACTGAGAGACCACACGCTGTGAGGACTGTTCTTCTGACCACACATCGATCTTATGGTGCGATTACGGATCTCCTGTACAATCTGGGGGAAAGAGGCATATATAActttagcacaaaataaatatataaaaactcaCACATTCATTTAGTTTAAACTAGGGGTGTGTCTAATAGTCTAATGAATAGTGAATAGTCTAATATTCGATCTGTaataattattcaaaaaataaaaatactaatactATGTTCCTTTGCTGGCCGTAAATGCAGTAAATCCATGATAAATCCTAAGCATGCAAACTAAAACTCACAGTTATATATAAGgaaacaacaatgtactaaaatcggaaatgttttttccttcgcattttaaagggttagttcacccaaaaatgaaaattctgtcatttattactcaccctcatgccgttccacacccgtaagaccttcatcttcggaacacaaattaagatatttttgttgaaatccgatggctcagtgaggcctccatagccatcaaaaagcattatgaatcagcgtgtcgaatcagcggttcggagcgccaaagtcatgtgatttcagcagtttgacatgcgatccgaatcatgattcgacaagctgattcataacgctccgaatcttcctgaagcagtgttttgaaatcggccatcactatataagtcgttattttgggtttttttggctcaccaaaaatattctcgtcgctttataatattaatattgaaccactgtactcacatgaactgatttaaatatgtttttagtacattaatggatcttgagagaggaaatgtcattgctggctatggaggcctcattgagccatcagatttcaacaaaaatatcttaatttgtgttccgaagatgaacaaaggccttacaggtttggaaagacatgagggtgagtaataacattattgtaaaataatgacattatttttcatttttgggtgaactaaccctttaaccctttaaccctAACCCACATACAgatgacaccattgtcaaaacgatccccgttcacatggatccgcgaaaacgactaaaaatgctgtattacgcatgccaggccagtagttggcgatgtcactttgtaaagaaaaaggtaattttcattttgaggtgaactatccctttaagtagattttataaacatgccttagaaaaaaaacattactggtgtgcatcttgagactaAACAATAGCACTGACATATTCTAAGATATGCCAGTGCAagatgctttcagttaaaacagttcaaacatgcattttagtatGGGATTAGTTTAAGCTTTGCCTGTGAAACCGGgcattcattattaaaaaatagtgTCTTTCtcattaaacttaatttaaataaacaaataatcaaaatttgtttttatgagCCTAAATATTcgaatacaatattttttttaaaatgtccatCCCTAGTTTAAACTTGTTTCATGCAAGTATAGTAACGTTATTTGACTCAGAGCCTGACTTACCTAGCTCGAAATTCAACAAATCGTGCCAAAAGAAATTAACAACTCCCATGAATCACTGCAACTGACATTATCTAGTCAATCTACTTAAATACTCAACTCAACtcaatttttatttgtaaaacacTTGCAAAACCATAAAAATGGACCAAAGTGCTGTCCATAAATAGTagataattataaaattaatacaaacataaaataacaaccaAACATAACACCAAGAAAATCATGCCATCAGTCACTCACAGTTGACCTAATCAAACTCTGAAAGCTTGATAAAATAAGTAGGTCTTCaagttctttttaaaaatgtccatgCTAGACGAGGATTTTACAGATAATGGAAGCACATTCCAGAGTGCAGGAGCCGTAACAGAAAAAGCGCGGTCTCCACTACGCCTCAATCGAGACCGTGGGAcggttaaatatttgtatatttgtgcacattttgcaaaaaacttaaatatattgtttctatACACATAATCAACATCTTTAAATGCtgatttagttttatatttctctatAGTTTTTAATTGGATTGTCATTCACAATGCTTCAttggattgtagttctttcccttaCTGAAGCCGTTAAAGTCGTCACGAAACGGAAGTTGCAttatcttttcttccctatagcgacatatatccgagtgaaacggctggCTTCTAGAATGAGAAAAAGGGCGGGATTTGATTTCGTCCTTCTGGGATTTATTTGGATCATAGAAGTTGGGCGTTGCTAACTAAATGAAGACAGATCAGAATGCCAGTTTGTAGTTGGCTGTGGAGGATATTTAGTCCCACCCTCCGCCGAGACACACGtcataaaaagaacaaaagctGTTTCGAGGGGgagtttttgattaaagattacgagggtatatgaattaaaaaaaataaaataacgacgTGCACTACaacattatgtaaaaaaaaaagaatggtccattttgattttaaagggttagttcacccaaaaatgaaaattctgtcatttattactcaagCTCATggcgttccagacccgtaagaccttcgttaatcttcggaacgcaaattgagatatttttgtttagatccgatggctccgtgaggcctacatagggaccaatgacatttcctctctcaagatccataaaggtactaaaaacatataaatcagttcatgtgagtacagtggttcaatattaatattataaagtgacgagaatatttttggtgcgccaaaaaaaaaaaaaaaaaaaaaataacgaattatttagtgatggccgatttcaaaacactgcgtctggaagcttcggagcataatgtcgtgtcgaatccgcagttcggagcgccaaagtcacgtgatttcagcagttttgcggtttgacacgcgatccgaatcatgattcgacacgctgattcataacgctccgaatcttcctgaagcagtgttttgaaatcggccatcactaaataagtcgttattttgttttgttttttggcgcaccaaaaatattctcgtcgctttataatattaatattgaaccactgtactcacatgaactgatttaaatatgtttttagtacattaatggatcttgagagaggaaatgtcattgctccctatgtaggcctcacggagccatcggatttaatcaaaaatatcttaatttgtgttccgaagatcaacgaaggtcttacgggtgtaaaacggcacgagggtgagtaattaatgacagaattttcatttttgggtgaactaaccctttaagtacagtTTTGTACCTTTATCTTTTTATCCgactttcaaatacttttttccttcaaatcaaagtttgtattGTGATTTAACTTGTAGTTGGTTGGTTTGGTTAATTGCTTATAACTCTTTTAATaaagataatatttaaaatcactAAATGGGAAAAAATTTTGGAACCAAGGCCACTAAAAAAACTGGTCGGGCActgactgttgcactctttTAAGAAATACCTGACCACCGAATGCCGCGACTGACCGATCAGAAAGCAATATTTTCTGAGAATcatgtaattattaataaaatagtcTGTGCTCTCTAATTACTTAAGTTGTTCTGTGATGTTGTGTATACCAACATGTTATTgaacaaaattacatttactctTGACATTCTGGATGGCCAAACATCAGGCTTattcattaataatttttaGGATACAAGCACaacaagaaaacattaaaaatgttgcaaaatataCGAATGACACTTAAAGTGTTCAGTtgccattttgaaaaaaaaaaaaaaaagcaacaacattaaaattattataagtATTGAATACAATATGTATAACAATTTTACAATATCCTCTGGTTACTCTAATCAGCATTACACAATCTAAAAGTCTAGGTTTCATATCAGCGCTTGAGCGAGAACAGAGGAGGTAGCTGAAATGTCATGTGATTGTACTCTTCTGTCAAGAGCACAGCAGGAATCTTAACTTCAAAGAATTGGCCCCAAGTTTCTATTTCATATCTTGGCTTGAAGGTAAGcagctgtttaatattttctgGAGTGAAATATGGAGTTTCTCTGTTCCATCAATGTTTTCCACATGCTAAGCTTAACCAAATCCATCTTATCCTCCAGATGAGTAATAATAGGACAGAATAATAGGATTAATAGGATATAAATAGCATTAACCGGATTTTACGCCTTAAAATCACTACTTTTACTCAACTGTCCAGGAGTTACAGTACAGGAAGAAACTGCTATAATGCCAGAGGAAAAGATTTTGACAATCCAAATGGCTTGAGAGGATTACACATTGGCTAGACTAGTGTcttgaatgtttttatttcccATGAATTGCACTCTTTTCTGTCCAATTACTCAATAGTAGTGCACTAGCAGATAAAGACCACTTCAACACTTTAGGATTCATTTGGGATTTTAACAGAAAAACTAACTTTAGTCCATTTGTATCAtacttgtcatttttaaaagtgtatctATCGTTTCAAATGAAACAACAAACTTTTTATAAAGTATcttgactgtgtatatatagctaAGCTGTCTCAAAACCGCCATCCCCCaatgtctaggtaggcagctcgtTAGGTTTTGAGACGCAGCCCGAGTTATCGTTGAAATTCCTTAATATCCAGACTCGCGAAACTCAAAGAAAGTATGATTACTACATGCAAAcgtacaaaaatatttatgcatttcaCAAAATACGTCA
Coding sequences:
- the chst14 gene encoding carbohydrate sulfotransferase 14 → MPPRKKEYGIKRASGSLVHFRPPVSATTARRHSAVVPSVLTFAVIVASGGLLLMIEKGMLNSVQTPPPRANGKKVEYRMRNSDAAVDVESQIVQEIRNRTIRSMCGQKNSPHSVWSLSPLQRKTLLQHILVNDEHRFLYCYVPKVACSNWKRVLKVMSGALANVDVKVKMDHRADLHFLSDFSPEEIRHRLRHYFKFMFVREPMARLLSAYRNKFGEIEAYQRKYGAEIIRRYRKGYAKDKKIAGNDVTFTEFVRYLLDEDPERMNEHWMPIYNLCQPCAIEYDFIGSYESLESDAAYVLERVGAPQHIRFPERQTWYKPVTKETLHYYLCTVPQKFLKELLPKYILDFSLFGYPLPNTTTEYCRH